The genomic interval TTGCGACAGAAAACAGCCATTATCTTGAGCGAAACTGACAACAGATATGCAGGAAAGCAAACTTCTAGAAAACACCTGGACAGtgaaggtaaaatatatgggtttcTTCACCATATTAGTGGCATGACCTTTACCTATGAAATTAGGAAATTTTATTgtcattgtcaattttttttcgttaCATTAATACTATTTGAATAGCAAGTAATTGATAAAGCTTTTACAACATTGAACATCCAGACCAAAAACATATCAGTAAAATGATTAGAACTTGTAAGTTTTTATTTCTTCACTGAACACTTCCTTACCATGAATTAgggaattttgttttaagatttgcAGTAAAAAGGTACCTTTTGCCTTTTGCAATATGACCCAGTAACTGGCATTTAACGCGCCGGATAAAGCCTTGCAACAGTTACTTTAAGTCCAGTAATTTTTTAAGCTTATCAATATCAGAAAACAATgagctcatagtgagcttttgtgatcttcTTTTGTCCGTCAAGCGTCGTCCGTTGTTAAAATTAACCTTGTTACAGTGTTGTGTCAGGCTTCAGAGAGAAACTACTCTCACTATCTTGTATCAATTACATGTTAATTTGATGCAGTGGTCAGCTTACCAGCAGGAAGTCAATGAAAAGTGTGTAATACCAGCAAAGCACCAGTTCAGTCTGTGCATTCCTACAGTCTGGTCATGTGCTACCTTAAAAAGGTCACTCATGCTTCCGCAGTCTGAGGAACAACATGGTCCTAAGCTTGCTGCCTATGGCATAAGACCCTTTATCTTGTTCTGCAGATGGAAGTGTTGATGATATGGACTATCAGGACGATATGGATGAAGATAGCGATAATGAAGATGAGGAAGAGGATGGGGGCAGTGATGAATCATCAAATATTGATGATGAAGATATGTCAAGTTTTAGCAAAAAAATAAGCTCCATCAGCAAAAGTGAATTGACGTAAGAATTGgttattttatgtaaaattattcTATGTTGTTGAAAGCATGCTTCTTAAATAAAAgattgcatttatttgttatacTTAAACACTTAAATACTTAAACTTGTCCAACCACTGTTATGTTTGTTCTATATAATACCAGTAACATTAAGTACTACTGAATAATCAATATATTTTGGAGAGGTGAGGTGACCCTGTGATAATAGTACCACATCTGATTAGATGACACTTTTTTGtggttaaaatttaaaataaaaatgggaaaatgcattttcatttttagctcatctatttttttcaaaaaataatgagctattgtcatcacgtcggcgtcggcgtccggttaagttttgcgtttaggtccacttttctcagaaagtatcaatgctattgcattcaaacttggtacacttacttactatcatgaggggactgggcaggcaaagttagataactcgggcgtgcattttgacagaattatgtgccctttttatacttagaaaattgaacattttggttaagttttgcgtttaggtccacttttctcagaaactatcaatgctattgcattcaaacttggtacacttacttactatcatgaggggactgggcaggcaaggttagataactctggcatgcattttgacataattatgtgccctttttatacttagaaaatagaaaattttggttaagttttgtgtttaggtccactttattcctacagtatcaaagctattgctttcatacttgcaacacttattaactatcataaggggactgtgcaggcaaagttatgtaactctgactggcatttggacagaattatgggccctttatactcagaaaattgaaaatttggttaagttttgtgttttggtccactttacccccaaagtatcatagatattgctttcatacttggaacactcgcaaactatcataagggtaaaGTAAAAGGACAatatgcataactctggttgtcatttttacggaattatggcccttttttgacttagtaactttgaatttatggttaaattttgtgtttcgatccactttacttcttaagtatcaaggctattgctttcaaacttcaaatactttcatgctatcatgacgttactgtacctggcaagttgaaatttaccttgacctttgaatgaccttgactctcaaggtcaaattattaaattttgctaaaattgccataacttctttatttatgattagatttgattgatactttgacaaaactactctaaccttacataccacaatagactccactcaaaccatcccccgtgcccccccctccccccccccccccctgaatcccccccccctattttttatatattttttttaagatcatctgacaaatgaccaccacacactcacactataccccccccaaccccccccccccccatttttttttttaacagttaaaaaacacaaatatttatttttattattttatgtttgaaataccgtccaaccatcgcacccaagaatccccccccccacccccccctccccccacccaaatccccccccccccctatttttttttttttttttttaagatcgtcttacaaattaccaccacaccctcacactatacccccccaccccacccccccaattttttttttgaaacggttaaaacacacaaacatttatttttattattttatgtttgaaataccgtccaagaatccccccccccccaacccccctccccccacctgaatcccccccctaacatttttttttttaagatcgtctcacaaattaccaccacaccctcacactctacccccccaccccaccccccccccccccatttttttttttaaacggttaaaaacacaaatatgtatttttattattttatgtttgaaataccgtccaaccatcgcacccaagaatccctcccctccccccacccgaatcccccccccccccccctaacattttttttttaacagttaaaaaaaaaaaatatttatttatattattttatgtttgaaataccgtccaaccatcgcacccaagaatccccccccccccccccccccccccctcgatattttttttaattttttttcgcattttttgaagatcatgtaataaatgtccacacccccacactatacacccctcttcactccacccctccctcctttgtgattgaaaatgagagtcccttcacatttaaaaagaaaatagatgagcggtctgcacccgcaaggcggtgctcttgtaataAATTTTGTCTTAGTGTTGATGTCAGCTCCATAAAAAACTGTTGTACCAAAAGTACATGTACTTGTTTTTGAGGGGAAACTTACTTTTGCATGACAGTTTGTATGTAAATCATCTTTGCGTATGGTGTAACTTTTGTAGGTTTGTTGATGATGGGGATTACAGCAAGTATGCTGATGACGATGAAAgtatggatgatgatgatgaaagtttggatgatgatgaggaggagacAGAGGAGTtagatgatgatgaagaggaggAGGATGGTGATGTTGATGAGGATAAGGAGGACAGTGAATTCATAAGCACTGGTGGTGAGTATTTCTTGTTATGCTTAATGCAAACACTTTCAAGTGTAATTGTACCCCTTATATTTAAGTTAAAGTATTCtgcttataaacaaaaaacagaCAGGTTTTAGACCAGTCATTCACTTAGTTAATGACGTTTTCATGTGTTTCCTCTCATTGGTATTGATTTTGATCTTGATTAATTCATAACACTTCTTGTTTAATAAACTAACAAACACCAAAAActaattattacaaaataagcATTAACAAACGTAATGGCAACACATAATATGTATATGACTGAAATGTCTTGACAAAGATAAATAGCACAAGCTTTGTATTACTGACATTCAATTGTTCAGGTTGACAGTATTTAAAGCAATGAGTGCAACTTTAAAACCCAAGGCAAggataattattgtgatttaaacataaaacacaattgcTGTATACATAGTGATAAACCTTGTGTTTTGTTTGCAAAAACTAATGCCTGGTATATGGTACAAGTATTTATAAAGCCTCAAGTGATTCTTGTTTACAGAGGATGCTGCAGACGATGGTATTCAGAAGTTCTCCAGTGCTGCAGGAGATGATGTTGCTAAGGGACAGGCTGCCAGGCAACAGTTAGGTAGTGCCACTGTGGTCTTACGTGATTTTACATAATAAttgcttttatattgttttattagctcgtctattttttgaaaaaaattatgagcttttgtcatcaccttggcgtcggcgtcctgttaagttttgcgtttaggtacacttctctcataaagtatcaatgctattgcattcaaacttggtacacttactaactatcatgaggggactgggcaggcaaagttagataattctggcttgcattttgacagaattatgtgccctttttatacttagaaaaatgaaaattttggttaagttttgtgtttaggtccattttattccttaagtatcaaagctattactttcatacttgcaacacttactaactatcataaggggactgtgcaggcaaagttatgtaactctgactggcattttgacagaattatttgcccttttcatacttagaaaattgaaaatttggttacgttttgtgtttaggtccactttttacataaagtatcaaagccattgctttcatacttgcatttttggaagataatgtaataaatgaccacacccccacactatacaccactctccactccacccctccatcaTTTGTgcttgaaattgagataggtccctacacctttaaaaaggaaaatagatgagcggtctgcacctgcaaggcggtgctcttgttaaaattcATCTTAAACTGAATAAAGGTGTGATATTAATGTCCATATTTTTTATGTCTTATAAATGTCATAAATCAGTCCGAATTGGTCCGTGTGTGCTTCAGTCCCATCTTGTCCAATAAATTTTTGTAATCCGAGGATAAAGATCACACATGCAGATCAAAGATTAAAGCTGATtcatcaaaggtcaatgtcactaacagatcaaaggtcaaatatgggtaTAAGCAGCTGTTTGTGTCTTACATTTGCTCCAGGGGTATCTATGATGCATCTTCTCTAGACAGTATACTGATTCAGTCTGTAATGTGTGCAGGTTTATGGGACAGCCTGTTGGAAGGCAGGATCAAGCTTCAGAAGGCTGTGTCTCTGATCAACCAGCTCCCACAGACAGACGTGTGGGAGGGCTACGTCAAGTCATCAACAGAGTTCACAACTGAGGCCAGCAAAAGTATGTGAATAATGCATGTCTGCAACACTACTGTAGTAAATATGTAATAATATGtgtgtgttctgagaaaactgggaattatgcatgtgcataaagtgtcccagattagcctgtgcagtctgcacaggctaatcagggaaaacactttcctcTTTGATGGCATTTttggttaaaatgaagtctcttcttagcaaaaagccaATTTAGgtataaagtgtagtccctgataagcctgttcggactgtacatgctaatctgggacgacactttacgcacgtgcattatgcccagttttctcagaacgcgacacatatattaaacatcaagtttacaatttattttatggCTGCTTCAAATATATGAATTCATTCATCACAAGGCAAGTCTTTATCTTATCATAAAAGAGAAaatcatgttttgtattttacaCCTTTGACATTTATTATTGTTGAAAGTTTAGAAGAGCATTACTTCGCGCCACgaccataaaaatataatatgataCCTTTAAGGTATTGATTGAAGCATTCAGGCTGTACAGAGGTTTGCAATAAGGATATGATATGCAGACAACAGTTTGGATTTTTACCAAAACACCTGCTGATTGGATAACATCACTTTTACATCTTAGCtgcgctctttgaaaaggggttAAATTTATGTggataaagtgtcttcccagattagcctgtgcagtctgcacagactaatcagggatgacaatttccgtcTTGACTTGATATTTgtgaagaagagactttcttgaaaccaaaaatatcataaaacgggaaagtgttgtccctgattaacctgtgcggagtaatatgggacaaaactttacacggaagcattaaacacccttttcccagagcactgTTCATGTATAGTCATTCTGTTTAAAAGAAAGTAGCGAATGCCTACAAGGCTGTCACATGCGTATCTTTGCCAGTAGATTTTTGTTCGAACAAAGTTAAGAAAATATCCTTACTACCCCTACTTTTTGGATGCAAAATCCCTACTTTTGCCCTACTTATGTGAAAATGTTAGCCTTACTTTTTCAAATAAGGGATTTGGGCAGCCTGCTTACACTATTTTGACTTGTATTATGTGCAGCCCAGAAAGTGTTTTCTCACCTGCTGGAGAGTCTGATCTACCTACAGGACCTGCTTCTGGCCCAGAACAGGGAGACACAAGCACTGGTGAACAGCGGCCAGGCACAGGGGGTGGCAACTCAGAGGTAGGAAATACAGGGGTACTTGTGAAGTGGGGAAGTCACAGGGGCTCTGGTTTAAGAACCAAGGATGTGTAGGAAACACTTCGGTACTGGTGGAAGGCGGCCATGCAAAGAGAGGTGCTTGGGTATGAAACTCTGTTACTGTTTGAGAGCAGCCAGCAACAGGGGAATGGAACACAGGTACTGGTGGACCACATCCTGTTTCAGAAGAAGGCAGCGCAGGGGTAATGGTTTTTGGGCGTAACACAGGGACAACTTAAACGTGGATAGGGAACAAGGGTTCTGGTGGAGGGTGGCTAGGAACATAGATTGGAAACACAGGCAAGTAAGTGGAGAGCCGCCAGGCATAGGAGTAGGAAACACTCATTTTTTATGTCTCCCAggctatactgggggacatattgtttttgccctgtctgtttgttggtttgcaagATAACttcataattggcatgcatgtgttactgatggagctgcacattttgagtggtgaaaggtcaaggtcaaatatgggGAGGGGACATAGTGTTACACAAACACATCTCGTTTCTGGATGGGACTCATTTCTCATTTCAGGAAACACCATCCTTATTCCTGAAAaaatttggtaaacaatttattaaaggGAATAACAAGATTTGGATATGATAAGTGCCTGGAAAAACtgcataattttaattatttgttcTGAGAGGATGACTGCCTATAAAAGCCCCAACTACAGAGGGAAAAGCACCACAGTTTTGCATGTTAGTATCTATCTCAATTAAAGACCCAAAAGATATTAACTACTGGGGtctaatctttgaaaaaaatacatctgAAGCCTGGATCAGGTGGAATGTTCATCTTTGCTTGTTTTATAACAGGAATGCAAAGACAGCTGATGTTGGCgctgttgctgctgttgatgatgagGAGATCCCCAGTGACTCTGACGGGGAGATGGCTGCAGAGGCCAACCCCAGGCCCCCTGTGAGGCTGGGCAAGAGGAAGCTCACCCTTGGCGAGTACCCTGTGGCCTTGAAGAAGCACCATCAAGCCTTCACATCATACAGGTGAGTCTGTACAGAGATGCAGGGTGTTGTGCGACTGTTTCTTCTACTTCTTTATCGCCGCTGCACTTGGAGTATGGAGGCAAAGGTCAAACTGTCAGGTGGTCTTCTGTTTAGCTATGTTGCATGGGCACCATGGTTTGTTTAAGTCTGTTGTGGAGCCTGGTTCTTAAGTTTGCAGGACTGGTGggaagttattaaattaaaaaacaacggTTTTAGTTATGTTGTGTTCTTTATTTTTCACtgaaagggactgtcaaccacgaatgacgaaaaaaataaaagttctaaaatactgtatttttttacaattataagtttatattgattaaaatatcaggaCTGGcatattacatttcttgaaaaaagtttgttttttcagtatattcggtaataacattttgcgatgtgaaatcgaaagtacatcgcgaaaataggtgacataacgatatacacactataaataaatcAAGTAGATTGctcattttatgtataaaatatatacaattcactacgcatgcacaatttgcatctCTGGGTTAACCATGTGACaacgatgatcaatctacttgcattatttaaaGTTACCTGGTAcccatacccagtaaaattgtattatcgaatatatgaaaatattaaaactaaacaatttttttcaagtaatgtaatataccagttgtgatattttaatcaatataaaataataattgtaaaaaaaatgcagtATTTTAGGACTTGTCTTTTTTATTCATTCATGGTTTACAGTCCCTTCAATActaatgtttgttatgaagtgcacATATATTCAACTACATAATAGTGCTCGTggatacaaattttatttaactACTTGAGATCCGTCATTTATGTCCTCACATGACTCATTATGAATTAATTTTTCCGTCATCCAAGCAtatggtatgttaatatttgattaagacgcagttttcttaccacacattcaaataacactgttatacctgcgtcatgcgaaaataggtcttatggcaTATTCAGTCAGTGTATCTTAAGCCCAGCCTGCTCACTTGCGCAGTCTTTTAAGGGGCTacactttcctcttaaaaaaaGCATGTCCATTTTATCTCATGAGCATCCTTCTCAGTATGCATATCCTAACAAGAGTACGCTGATTCCCAGGCTTGGCTAGAGCTACAATCGCAGAATATTGCATAAGAACCATTTCTGCATGACACAATACTCGCTTATTGAAAATTAAAGTCAtgctgtgttatttatagcaaaccgGCTATGGTCAGTAGCCCATCCTGGCTTGCATGAAAGATTTCCAGACAGACTGACCGTGTACATCACACATGTTGCTAGAAAATGAAACTATTTACCTTCTATCATGGAAACTACTATGTTGGTGGTTAAATAGAGTAGTCCACATTTTCTACACTTAAGTGTTACATCATATTATGCTACAAAGATGCTGTGTGGTTGCTAATGTTCTGGGGGATTATACTATGATAATCAGCCAATGTAATGAGATTAAAGTATTCACTCAAGTCTAATTTGAGTTTTGTAAAGGTcatctaaggtgaaaagctgagTTTAACATCtattcaaccccccccccccccccccccccgctcaTAAACTGGTCAACCATCTGTTTCCTTACCTTAGATTATTTCCTTCATTATCCAACACTCACATTATATTCTCTGTATTTATTTCAAGGGAAGtctgttatttatttacaagcTGTTGCATTTATATAGTACCTAGATCCCCATTTAACTTGTTgagttgtatttaaaaaaacattcgcaatacaaataatacatttgaaaaaagatgACAAAATACACGCATTTTTGTAATCATTTGTATGATTGTAATTGTTTTGTGAAAGTGCTACACATTAAATACTGTTTTGCACCCCATACTTTATAGTTGTTTACTTATTGTTTACATTGCAGAAACCAGACAATACAGAAGTGGTATGACAAGACCCGACTGGCGTCCGGAAAGGTCAAGGGCAAGTCATTCAGCTCCTTCGATCAGTCTGCGCTGGCACAAATCAATCAGGTATTGGCTAGTATTCACTGTACAAAGTACATATTGCATATACCAGCTGACAAATTAATGTGTATACACAtctaataatttgaaaaaaatccctCGATAAATCCACCAAACAACAAGTAACTACAGCATGTTTATTTGGTCTCAACAAATTTTTTTTGTGGAGGAGGGATATTTGTGGtaacaaatgcaaaatatttaCATTCAGTCTGATGACATATTGCAAAGCTGCAAAAAAATCTCAATTTACACACTTGGCCTATCAGCATTAGCTGGTTATGGAAAGTTTATTATGTTGCATTTGATGAAAATTCCAGGAGTTATTGCTAAAAATTTAAGCTTACAGTTGGCTTGTGTATACTTGTAAAAGGAGTTTTATGCTTTAAGTTCTTGTCTATTATGTACACAAGTCTTAACAATGTTTGGtacaaaagaaataattttaagtttaattattagtttttaaaaatattaaaaatgtcaCGAATTTTACAAAAGTTGTGTCAGAGTCATTTTCCCTGCTTTCATGATACCTTGGCGGATAATTAGTCTGTGGTTTCCTTATAGATCTTGGGTGACAAGGAGCGTCTGGTTCGGAGGTCCCAGATGAAAAGGTCTGTGTATCGGGTGCTGGGCAAGGCCCCTAAACCAGACCAGGCAGAGCAGGTACCCTCAGAGGAGGTAAGGGACGTTATGTAGGTATGCAATTAAGTCTTGACCAACACAAAACAGTGTGTTATTAATTGAAATCTTGTTAGAAggataaattgtttaaatttcatttttcaaattGGAATGTGTCAAGTGTT from Dreissena polymorpha isolate Duluth1 chromosome 1, UMN_Dpol_1.0, whole genome shotgun sequence carries:
- the LOC127837644 gene encoding protein AATF-like, whose translation is MADFRDELIKLTNPAPIFKDPEDFSDDDTAAKLTIQDEKHSLVESHISRLRQKTAIILSETDNRYAGKQTSRKHLDSEDGSVDDMDYQDDMDEDSDNEDEEEDGGSDESSNIDDEDMSSFSKKISSISKSELTFVDDGDYSKYADDDESMDDDDESLDDDEEETEELDDDEEEEDGDVDEDKEDSEFISTGEDAADDGIQKFSSAAGDDVAKGQAARQQLGLWDSLLEGRIKLQKAVSLINQLPQTDVWEGYVKSSTEFTTEASKTQKVFSHLLESLIYLQDLLLAQNRETQALVNSGQAQGVATQRNAKTADVGAVAAVDDEEIPSDSDGEMAAEANPRPPVRLGKRKLTLGEYPVALKKHHQAFTSYRNQTIQKWYDKTRLASGKVKGKSFSSFDQSALAQINQILGDKERLVRRSQMKRSVYRVLGKAPKPDQAEQVPSEELAEQPDVSNDNLKDYDAEVFDDDDFYHQMLRELIEKKTSDVNDPVALSRQWLEIQKLRSKNKKKVDTKASKGRKVRYNVHKKLVNFMAPIDNCEWTQEARDDLFKSLFGSRFTNSNGV